One region of Thunnus albacares chromosome 8, fThuAlb1.1, whole genome shotgun sequence genomic DNA includes:
- the pycard gene encoding apoptosis-associated speck-like protein containing a CARD: MAPKTIRQALANMLEDLKPEDFKKFCAHLVDRRTEPRVRRNRVEGKHFLDVADVLVSTFTEQGALGVADEILKEIGCSNDAENLAEDTRGLSSKPGSSGTAGPSDGASDGTTKADDKHFVDKHKVELIKRVSNMDPILDDLFDRDVIQQEIYDKIRVLPTTQAKVRELYCGPLKAGGESKDIFLKLLEEHEKFLISDLKKKK, from the exons ATGGCCCCTAAAACAATAAGACAGGCTTTAGCAAACATGCTGGAGGACCTGAAGCCGGAGGATTTCAAAAAGTTCTGTGCACATCTTGTGGACCGCAGAACAGAGCCGCGAGTCCGACGCAACAGGGTGGAGGGTAAACACTTTCTGGATGTCGCGGACGTCTTGGTTTCTACTTTTACCGAGCAGGGAGCTCTTGGTGTGGCTGACGAGATCCTGAAGGAAATTGGATGCAGCAACGACGCAGAAAATCTCG ctgaaGACACACGTGGACTATCATCAAAACCTGGTTCCAGTGGCA CTGCAGGGCCCTCTGATGGAGCAAGCGATGGAACTACAAAGGCAGATG ACAAGCATTTTGTGGATAAACATAAAGTTGAGCTGATCAAGAGAGTGAGCAACATGGATCCCATTTTGGATGACCTCTTTGACCGTGATGTCATCCAACAAGAAATTTATGATAAAATCAGGGTTCTGCCTACCACTCAGGCGAAGGTGAGGGAGCTCTACTGTGGTCCCCTGAAAGCTGGTGGAGAGAGCAAAGATATCTTCCTCAAATTACTTGAGGAACATGAGAAATTTCTCATCAGTGACctcaagaaaaagaagtaa
- the LOC122986815 gene encoding caspase-9-like produces the protein MAPKTIRQALANMLEDLKPEDLKKFCTRLVDRRKEPRVRRNRVEGKHFLDVAHVLVSTFTEQGALAVADEILNDIGCSNDAKYLAEDTRGLSSKPGSSGTSERERERPRPQGRTRQDSIDRYKMDAFPCGHCLIINNVEFKPQTKLSNRTGSDIDCNKLKRRFKAFNFNVEVRTNLKQEQIKDELTALSKKDHSQYDCCVVIILSHGTEASHNRFPGAVYGVNGECVPVHAIINYLDGQHCQSLRGKPKLFFIQACGGGEKDSGSPSEVEPSVGGADDQMNNIPMSSSSDSLSMSAETDFRDALPTQSDILVSYCTFPGCVPQRGSLYVETLDHILEKNAATLDLVKMLTKVKKEVPEKTAHFLRKSIYFQTQE, from the exons ATGGCCCCTAAAACCATAAGACAGGCTTTAGCAAACATGCTGGAGGACCTGAAGCCAGAGGACTTAAAAAAGTTCTGCACACGGCTTGTGGACCGCAGGAAAGAGCCGCGGGTCCGACGCAACAGGGTGGAGGGTAAACACTTTCTGGATGTCGCGCACGTCTTGGTTTCTACTTTTACCGAGCAGGGAGCTCTTGCTGTGGCTGACGAGATCCTGAACGACATTGGATGCAGCAACGACGCAAAATATCTTG CTGAAGACACACGTGGACTATCCTCAAAACCTGGTTCCAGTGGCA CatctgagagggagagagagagaccaaggCCACAAGGCAGGACACGGCAGGACAGTATTGAT AGGTATAAAATGGATGCCTTCCCATGCGGACACTGTCTCATCATAAACAACGTGGAGTTTAAACCACAGACCAAGCTGAGCAATCGCACAGGGTCTGACATAGACTGCAACAAGCTGAAGAGAAGATTCAAGGCATTCAACTTTAATGTGGAAGTGAGGACAAACCTGAAACAAGAA caaaTCAAAGATGAACTGACAGCGTTGTCTAAGAAAGACCATTCCCAGTATGACTGCTGTGTGGTTATCATACTGTCCCATGGGACAGAG GCAAGTCACAACCGCTTCCCTGGTGCCGTGTATGGTGTAAATGGAGAATGTGTCCCAGTTCATGCGATCATAAACTACCTCGATGGTCAGCATTGCCAATCTTTACGAGGCAAACCCAAACTTTTCTTCATCCAGGCCTGTGGAGGAG GTGAAAAAGACTCAGGCTCCCCCAGTGAAGTTGAACCATCCGTtggtggagcagatgaccagATGAACAACATTCCAATGTCCTCCAGCAGCGACTCTCTCAGCATGTCCGCTGAAACGGACTTCAGAGACGCACTGCCCACCCAGAGTGACATTCTGGTGTCCTACTGTACTTTTCCCG GTTGCGTCCCTCAGAGAGGTTCCTTGTACGTCGAGACTCTGGACCACATCCTTGAGAAAAATGCTGCTACCCTTGACTTGGTCAAAATGTTAACAAAG GTGAAAAAGGAAGTCCCTGAAAAGACTGCGCATTTTCTCCGCAAAAGCATCTACTTTCAAACCCAAGAATAG